The following coding sequences lie in one Populus nigra chromosome 15, ddPopNigr1.1, whole genome shotgun sequence genomic window:
- the LOC133673753 gene encoding stromal cell-derived factor 2-like protein — protein sequence MALAFLGLSIFLFLNLDLDGASFSPASASSSSASDSALEITYGSVIKLMHERTKYRLHSHDVPYGSGSGQQSVTGFPNVDDANSYWIVRPQPGTNAKQGDTIKSGTIIRLQHMKTRKWLHSHLHASPISGNLEISCFGGENESDTGDYWRLMIEGSGKTWKQDQRIRLQHVDTQGYLHSHDKKYQRIAGGQQEVCGVREKRADNVWLAAEGVYLPITASK from the exons ATGGCTCTTGCTTTCCTCGGTCTCTCTATCTTTCTCTTCCTCAATCTTGATCTTGATGGCGCTTCCTTCTCCCCTGCCTCTgcttcctcctcctccgcctctGATTCCGCCCTCGAG ATTACTTATGGGAGTGTTATTAAGCTGATGCATGAAAGGACGAAATATAGGCTGCATTCACATGATGTGCCTTATGGGTCTGGAAGTGGGCAGCAATCTGTTACTGGGTTTCCTAATGTTGATGATGCTAATAGCTATTGG ATTGTTAGGCCTCAGCCAGGGACAAATGCTAAACAAGGTGACACCATTAAGAGTGGGACAATTATCCGTCTGCAACACATGAAGACTCGAAAGTGGCTGCACAGTCATTTGCATGCATCCCCAATCTCTGGCAACTTAGAG ATTAGTTGCTTTGGGGGAGAGAATGAATCTGATACTGGAGATTACTGGAG GCTTATGATTGAAGGGAGTGGAAAGACATGGAAGCAAGATCAAAGGATTCGGCTTCAGCATGTTGACACCCAGGGCTACTTGCATAGTCATGACAAGAAATACCAACGAATTGCTGGGGGGCAGCAGGAG GTATGTGGTGTCCGAGAAAAACGTGCTGACAATGTTTGGCTGGCAGCAGAAGGCGTATACCTCCCTATTACCGCAAGCAAGTAA
- the LOC133674856 gene encoding probable CCR4-associated factor 1 homolog 6, protein MEMSIAPPKEDSIQIREVWNDNLEEEFALIREIVDQFNHVAMDTEFPGVVLRPVGNFKNISDYNYQTLKDNVDMLKLIQLGLTFSDENGNLPTCGTDKFCIWQFNFREFNVTEDIFASDSIELLRQCGIDFKKNSEMGIDVNRFGELLMSSGIVLNDGVNWVTFHSGYDFGYLLKLLTCRSLPDSQAGFFDLINMYFPMVYDIKHLMKFCNSLHGGLNKLAELLEVERIGVCHQAGSDSLLTSSTFKKLKDNFFSGSTEKYAGVLYGLGVENGQNTN, encoded by the coding sequence atggaaatgtcAATTGCACCGCCGAAAGAAGACTCTATTCAAATTAGAGAGGTTTGGAATGATAATCTCGAAGAGGAGTTTGCCTTGATTCGTGAAATTGTCGATCAGTTTAATCACGTAGCTATGGATACCGAGTTCCCTGGCGTGGTTTTGCGCCCTGTCGGGAATTTTAAGAATATTAGTGATTATAATTATCAGACTTTGAAAGATAATGTTGATATGTTGAAATTGATCCAATTGGGTCTAACGTTCTCGGATGAGAATGGGAACTTACCAACTTGTGGGACGGATAAGTTTTGCATTTGGCAATTTAATTTTCGTGAGTTTAATGTGACTGAAGACATCTTTGCCAGTGATTCAATTGAACTGTTGCGCCAATGTGGGATTGATTTTAAGAAGAACAGTGAAATGGGTATTGATGTGAATCGGTTTGGTGAGCTTCTGATGTCATCTGGGATTGTTTTGAATGATGGTGTGAACTGGGTTACTTTTCATAGTGGATATGATTTTGGGTATTTGCTCAAGCTTTTGACTTGCAGGAGTTTGCCTGACTCACAAGCAGGATTCTTTGACTTGATCAATATGTATTTTCCAATGGTGTATGATATCAAGCATTTGATGAAGTTTTGCAATAGCCTGCATGGTGGATTGAACAAGCTTGCAGAGTTGTTGGAGGTGGAAAGAATTGGTGTGTGCCATCAAGCTGGCTCTGATAGTTTGCTTACATCATCCACATTTAAGAAGTTGAAGGATAACTTTTTCAGTGGCTCCACTGAGAAGTATGCTGGTGTTTTGTACGGTCTTGGTGTCGAGAATGGACAGAATACTaattga
- the LOC133674554 gene encoding cytochrome b561, DM13 and DOMON domain-containing protein At5g54830-like → MNYNLLIILGFGFFLFNNFLFFVSNADPGQSCPKTSPFVGFKSEFSMVQHQVRGFLTITDDCSFTVSQFDMLSGSDVHFWGSIAPDFDNLTNGFIISDYKLNETYKNASFSVKLSRNATWDRIQVLSIWDLLTESDFGHVILSNGSDLAPAPSGNDSGGEEGKSGPFRVPTMFDNCKVLSNDYRIRWSLDEDFIDIGLEAAISIQNYMAFGWANPKANSEVMIGGDVAVAGFTEEGMPFVDDFYITRYSECTIDKDGSAHGVCPDTIYEGSDPVGLVNNTKLSYGHRRDGVSFIRYRRPLVSVDTKYDLPVNYTENMTVIWALGLMRPPDTIRPYYLPQNHGGRMSVTYGHLVLNVSDQVNECLGPLDAADKEDQDLIIADANKPLVVTTGPAVHYPNPPNPSKVLYINKKEAPVLKVERGVPVKFSVQAGHDVALYITSDLIGGNATQRNKTETIYAGGSEAEGVLASPMELIWEPDRNTPDQVYYHSLFQKKMGWRVQVVDGGLSDMYNNSVLLDDQQVTFFWTLSKDFISIAARGEKKSGYIAIGFGTEMVNSYAYVGWIDDIGKGHVNSFWIDGRDASSLHPTNENLTDIRCKSENGIITFEFTRPLKPCSHNDRVECKNIIDPTTPLKVIWALGTKWSDEHLNEKNMHFETSHRPIQVLLMRGSAEAEQDLRPVLAVHGFMMFLAWGILLPGGIMAARYLKHVKGDSWYQTHVYLQYSGLAILLLGLLFAVAELRGLYVSSAHVKFGLAAIFLACVQPVNASMRPKKPANGEDVSSKRRLWEYLHFIVGRSAIIVGIAALFSGLKHLGDRYGDENVHGYIWALILWFAIGTMIVTYLEYQEKQRRSGRILGRSNWVLGNLEEEDSIDLLSPARASAQKDAQHSGRMEVQLEPMNR, encoded by the coding sequence ATGAATTACAATCTTCTAATaattttagggtttgggttttttctcttcaataacTTCCTCTTCTTCGTTTCTAATGCGGATCCGGGTCAATCTTGCCCGAAGACCAGCCCGTTTGTGGGGTTCAAGTCTGAATTCTCCATGGTTCAACACCAAGTACGTGGGTTTCTAACCATAACCGATGACTGCTCTTTTACGGTTTCTCAGTTTGATATGCTATCAGGATCCGATGTTCACTTTTGGGGCTCCATCGCGCCCGACTTTGATAATCTCACAAATGGGTTTATAATTTCTGATTATAAACTCAATGAGACTTATAAAAATGCAAGCTTTAGTGTGAAATTGAGTCGAAATGCTACTTGGGATCGGATCCAAGTCCTATCCATATGGGACTTGTTGACGGAATCCGATTTTGGGCATGTAATTCTCTCAAATGGATCTGATTTGGCCCCGGCACCGTCTGGTAATGATAGTGGTGGTGAGGAAGGCAAATCTGGGCCTTTTAGAGTTCCGACGATGTTTGATAATTGTAAGGTTTTGTCTAATGATTATAGGATTAGGTGGAGTTTGGACGAGGATTTTATTGATATAGGATTAGAGGCAGCAATTTCTATTCAAAATTATATGGCATTTGGCTGGGCGAATCCGAAAGCTAATTCGGAGGTTATGATCGGTGGTGATGTGGCGGTGGCAGGGTTTACGGAGGAAGGAATGccttttgttgatgatttttatatcaCTAGGTATAGCGAGTGTACTATAGATAAGGATGGTTCAGCTCATGGGGTTTGTCCTGATACGATATATGAAGGATCGGACCCTGTTGGATTGGTGAACAATACGAAGTTGAGTTATGGGCACAGAAGGGATGGGGTGTCTTTTATCAGGTACAGGAGGCCATTGGTTTCGGTTGATACCAAGTATGATTTGCCGGTGAATTATACAGAGAACATGACAGTGATTTGGGCTTTGGGGTTGATGAGGCCTCCTGATACTATTAGGCCTTACTATTTGCCGCAGAATCATGGAGGGCGAATGTCAGTGACTTATGGGCATTTGGTGCTCAATGTATCTGATCAGGTGAATGAGTGTTTAGGGCCCTTGGATGCTGCAGACAAGGAGGATCAGGATTTGATTATTGCAGATGCAAACAAGCCTCTTGTTGTTACTACTGGTCCTGCAGTTCATTACCCCAATCCACCTAATCCTTCAAAAGTTTTGTACATTAATAAGAAGGAGGCTCCTGTTTTGAAAGTTGAAAGAGGGGTGCCAGTGAAGTTTTCGGTGCAAGCTGGACATGATGTTGCTTTGTACATTACTTCAGATTTGATTGGTGGTAATGCAACACAGAGGAACAAGACTGAGACGATATATGCGGGAGGGTCTGAAGCTGAAGGTGTTCTGGCTAGTCCAATGGAATTGATCTGGGAACCAGATAGGAATACTCCAGATCAGGTGTACTATCATTCTCTGTTTCAGAAGAAGATGGGTTGGAGAGTTCAGGTGGTTGATGGGGGTTTATCTGATATGTATAACAACAGTGTCCTTTTGGATGATCAGCAAGTCACATTCTTTTGGACGTTGTCAAAAGACTTTATATCTATTGCTGCCCGCGGTGAGAAAAAGAGTGGTTATATTGCGATAGGATTTGGTACTGAAATGGTTAATAGCTATGCTTATGTGGGTTGGATTGACGATATCGGTAAAGGGCATGTAAATTCATTTTGGATTGATGGAAGGGATGCCTCAAGTTTGCATCCAACAAATGAGAATTTGACGGATATAAGGTGCAAATCAGAAAATGGGATCATTACCTTTGAGTTTACACGACCATTGAAACCTTGTAGTCACAATGATCGGGTAGAGTGTAAAAATATCATCGATCCTACAACTCCTCTCAAGGTCATATGGGCACTGGGTACTAAATGGTCAGATGAACACCTAAATGAGAAGAATATGCATTTTGAAACTAGCCATAGGCCTATACAGGTGTTGCTTATGCGTGGTTCTGCAGAAGCAGAGCAAGATTTACGGCCGGTGTTAGCTGTCCATGGGTTCATGATGTTCCTTGCTTGGGGTATTTTGCTTCCTGGTGGAATTATGGCCGCTAGATACTTGAAGCATGTGAAGGGGGATAGCTGGTACCAGACACATGTTTACTTGCAGTATTCAGGTTTAGCCATTCTCCTACTTGGCCTTCTATTTGCAGTAGCTGAGCTTCGGGGCCTCTATGTCAGTTCAGCTCATGTTAAATTTGGGCTTGCTGCTATATTTCTGGCCTGTGTACAGCCAGTTAATGCCTCCATGAGGCCTAAAAAACCTGCTAATGGAGAGGACGTTTCCTCAAAAAGGCGTCTCTGGGAGTATCTTCACTTCATTGTTGGCAGATCTGCCATCATTGTAGGAATTGCGGCACTTTTCAGTGGCCTGAAGCATTTGGGAGATAGATATGGAGATGAAAATGTTCATGGATATATCTGGGCATTAATTCTTTGGTTCGCGATTGGTACAATGATTGTCACTTATCTGGAATATCAAGAAAAACAGCGAAGGAGTGGCAGAATACTTGGAAGAAGTAATTGGGTGTTGGGTAACCTCGAGGAAGAGGATTCTATTGACCTCCTGAGTCCAGCCAGGGCTTCAGCACAAAAAGATGCACAGCATTCTGGACGAATGGAAGTTCAGTTAGAACCTATGAACAGGTGA
- the LOC133673809 gene encoding uncharacterized protein LOC133673809 — MDQIRKTMMQHEALFKEQVQALHKLYNIQRAAMQEIRGRNYSQARVLAFNPESLVLVENQYCGSVLERKPSRPVFTAGRGLKKDPLALSLRPFCTFKDNKGSGLLWIDGIGDETSPPAHRKPVRDFDLEKVPEDEADESADLEGIPKQWKGSNLPESTELFQDFGSSEVALTSPKSELHNSHDDDVDSFPKDPVKCSQDSSILEPKQLDEFNIQRSIHLETNSNLAQKNLNLPAVAKDSSNGSNSIKSQDTEFCRKKDTCVSRDTSCKEDQASPRSKEVFLLKCEEVPLISQDVLRSSASSTHTVYEIKHTDSNSYSNGEHENTISLEKTPVVTKDNQNKKGKSVLYEECESLAAEILLSFAPNKSQADTERHSAEAESGNSYGDLTTTDEKPSLCQKRCATFSSGGRVYESLSWTHSANRMRTIKRHQQ; from the exons ATGGATCAGATACGAAAGACAATGATGCAACATGAAGCTTTGTTTAAGGAACAG GTTCAGGCGCTGCACAAGCTGTACAATATCCAGAGAGCAGCAATGCAGGAAATAAGGGGAAGAAATTATTCTCAGGCACGAGTGCTTGCATTTAATCCTGAAAGTCTTGTACTTGTGGAAAACCAATATTGTGGTTCTGTTTTGGAAAGGAAACCTTCGAGGCCGGTGTTTACTGCTGGTCGAGGACTTAAGAAAGATCCATTGGCTCTTTCTTTGCGTCCGTTTTGCACATTCAAAGACAATAAAGGTAGTGGCTTGCTGTGGATTGATGGCATAGGAGATGAAACTTCCCCCCCTGCTCATAGAAAACCTGTCAGAgattttgatcttgaaaaggtccCAGAAGACGAAGCTGATGAGTCCGCTGATCTTGAAGGAATACCAAAGCAATGGAAAGGAAGCAACTTGCCAGAATCTACTGAATTGTTTCAAGATTTTGGAAGCAGTGAAGTTGCATTAACCAGTCCAAAGTCAGAACTACACAATAGTCATGATGACGACGTAGATTCATTTCCCAAAGATCCTGTCAAATGCTCTCAAGATTCTTCAATCCTGGAACCGAAACAACTTGACGAGTTCAACATCCAAAGGTCGATTCACTTGGAAACAAACTCCAATCTGGCACAGAAAAATCTGAACTTACCTGCTGTTGCGAAGGACTCGAGCAATGGAAGCAATAGCATCAAATCCCAGGACACAGAGTTCTGCAGGAAAAAAGATACTTGTGTCAGTAGGGACACTAGTTGCAAGGAAGATCAGGCAAGCCCCAGAAGCAAGGAAGTCTTCCTTTTGAAATGTGAAGAAGTGCCCCTAATAAGCCAAGATGTTTTGAGATCTTCAGCCTCCTCTACCCACACAGTTTATGAAATCAAACAcacagacagtaatagttattCAAACGGTGAACACGAAAACACTATAAGCTTGGAGAAGACTCCTGTTGTAACAAAGGACAATCAGAACAAGAAGGGTAAATCGGTCCTTTATGAAGAATGTGAAAGTCTGGCAGCTGAAATTTTGCTCAGTTTTGCACCCAATAAATCACAGGCTGATACTGAAAGGCATTCAGCGGAAGCTGAGTCAGGTAATTCTTATGGAGACCTTACAACTACGGATGAGAAGCCAAGTTTGTGTCAGAAAAGATGTGCAACCTTTAGCAGTGGTGGTAGAGTTTACGAATCCTTGAGCTGGACACATTCAGCTAATAGGATGAGGACTATTAAAAGACACCAGCAGTAA